The following proteins are encoded in a genomic region of Gossypium hirsutum isolate 1008001.06 chromosome D05, Gossypium_hirsutum_v2.1, whole genome shotgun sequence:
- the LOC107914128 gene encoding scarecrow-like protein 1, which yields MSLVTSTEPAITACRNTKLYSVQGSGDSSGLSTQMFGSDKHKPRCITDSYSSESYEKLFVGSPSEELMHPSSSDVSESSIRQQDVSSYQPRDYLEVQSADTLDDDTDKMKLMLQELERDLLGDNDVDVGDMFGTGLNMEIDGEWSGPVRTEPIHEPPKESSSSESNLSSISNNKEASHFSSRTPKQMLIECAAVLAEGNIEGASAIINELRQLVSIHGDPPQRIAAYMVEGLAARVAASGKYLYKALRCKEPPSSDRLAAMQILFEVCPCFKFGFMAANGAIIEAFKDEKRVHIIDFDINQGSQYITLIQSIAKLPGKPPHLRLTGVDDPDSVQRLNGGLQIIGLRLEKLAEVLGVSFEFQAVASRTSLVTPSMLDCRPGEALVVNFAFQLHHMPDESVSTINQRDQLLRMVKSLNPKLVTVVEQDVNTNTSPFFPRFIEAYSYYSTVFESLDVTLPRESQDRMNVERQCLARDIVNIVACEGEERIERYEVAGKWRARMTMAGFTSCPMSPNVIDMIRKLIREYCDRYKLKEDLGALHFGWEGKSLIVASAWR from the exons ATGTCTTTAGTAACATCCACAGAACCAGCTATCACAGCATGTAGAAATACAAAGCTCTATTCAGTACAGGGTAGCGGTGACAGTTCTGGCTTGTCCACTCAAATGTTTGGCTCTGATAAGCATAAGCCTAGATGCATTACTGATTCATACAGCAGTGAGAGCTATGAAAAGTTGTTTGTTGGCTCTCCTTCGGAAGAGCTTATGCATCCATCTAGTTCTGATGTTTCAGAAAGTTCAATTCGCCAGCAGGATGTCTCTTCTTACCAGCCAAGAG ATTACTTGGAAGTTCAAAGTGCAGATACATTAGACGATGATACAGATAAGATGAAACTGATGCTTCAAGAACTGGAGAGAGATCTGCTTGGTGATAATGATGTTGATGTAGGTGATATGTTTGGCACTGGTCTGAACATGGAAATAGATGGTGAATGGTCCGGTCCTGTCCGGACAGAACCAATTCATGAACCACCAAAGGAGTCATCTTCCTCAGAATCTAATCTCAGTAGCATCAGCAACAACAAAGAGGCATCACATTTTTCATCTAGGACTCCTAAGCAAATGCTTATCGAGTGTGCTGCTGTACTCGCGGAAGGCAACATTGAAGGAGCTTCAGCCATAATAAATGAGCTTCGCCAGCTGGTGTCGATTCATGGAGATCCTCCTCAGAGAATCGCAGCCTACATGGTTGAAGGTCTTGCTGCTCGCGTGGCTGCATctggaaaatatctttataaaGCTTTAAGATGCAAAGAGCCCCCTTCTTCTGATAGGCTTGCAGCCATGCAAATCCTCTTTGAGGTGTGCCCTTGTTTTAAATTCGGATTTATGGCAGCAAATGGTGCAATTATAGAGGCATTTAAAGATGAAAAGAGGGTACATATAATAGATTTCGATATAAATCAAGGTAGCCAATATATTACACTGATTCAATCAATTGCTAAGTTGCCTGGTAAGCCACCTCACTTGAGGTTAACTGGGGTTGATGATCCCGACTCCGTTCAACGTCTTAATGGAGGTCTTCAAATCATTGGACTAAGACTCGAGAAGCTAGCTGAAGTACTTGGCGTTTCATTCGAGTTTCAAGCTGTTGCCTCAAGGACTTCACTTGTCACTCCATCTATGTTGGATTGCCGGCCTGGAGAAGCACTTGTAGTGAACTTCGCATTTCAGCTGCACCACATGCCTGATGAGAGTGTTTCAACAATAAATCAGCGAGACCAGCTTCTTCGGATGGTTAAGAGCTTAAATCCAAAACTTGTTACTGTCGTTGAGCAAGATGTGAACACAAACACCTCTCCCTTTTTCCCAAGGTTCATTGAGGCCTACAGTTACTACTCCACTGTCTTCGAGTCCCTGGACGTTACACTTCCAAGGGAGAGTCAAGACAGGATGAATGTTGAAAGGCAGTGCTTGGCACGGGACATAGTCAACATTGTCGCTTGTGAGGGAGAGGAAAGAATAGAGCGGTACGAAGTTGCAGGAAAGTGGAGGGCAAGGATGACGATGGCTGGCTTCACTTCTTGTCCAATGAGTCCAAATGTGATCGATATGATCCGGAAGCTAATCAGGGAGTACTGTGACAGGTACAAGCTGAAGGAGGATTTAGGAGCACTTCATTTTGGTTGGGAAGGCAAAAGCTTGATTGTTGCTTCAGCATGGAGGTAG
- the LOC107914129 gene encoding thioredoxin M-type, chloroplastic, producing the protein MALENCFQLSSVCTTRACVMQSYRHQFSSVEKIHLPTFRGFNKPNLSFSSSFVHSFKGRCQKSRLICKASEAVDQVEAVTEASWGELVLGSETPVLVEFWAPWCGPCRMIEPVIADLAKEYAGKIACYKLNTDESPNIATEFGIRSIPTMLFFKNGEKKESIIGAVPKSTLAASIDKYVDS; encoded by the exons ATGGCCTTGGAAAACTGTTTTCAATTGAGCTCAGTTTGCACCACTAGAGCTTGTGTGATGCAAAGCTACCGCCATCAATTTTCATCTGTTGAGAAGATTCATTTGCCGACATTTCGAGGGTTCAACAAACCCAATCTGTCATTCTCTTCATCTTTTGTTCATTCATTCAAAGGCAGATGCCAAAAATCCAGGCTCATCTGCAAAGCTAGTGAAGCTGTTGATCAGG TTGAAGCGGTGACAGAAGCAAGCTGGGGAGAGCTTGTGCTGGGGAGTGAGACCCCAGTATTGGTGGAGTTTTGGGCACCATGGTGCGGACCTTGCCGCATGATTGAGCCAGTGATCGCAGACTTAGCAAAAGAATATGCAGGAAAGATAGCTTGTTACAAGCTCAATACTGATGAAAGCCCCAACATCGCCACGGAGTTCGGGATAAGGAGCATCCCGACCATGCTGTTTTTCAAGAATGGGGAGAAGAAAGAGAGCATCATCGGTGCTGTGCCAAAGTCCACCTTGGCCGCTAGCATCGACAAATATGTTGATAGCTGA